One Salmo trutta chromosome 12, fSalTru1.1, whole genome shotgun sequence genomic region harbors:
- the LOC115202993 gene encoding methylmalonyl-CoA epimerase, mitochondrial produces the protein MAASVLKVARLSKCVRHTCSPTLRTLSTSTPLCQGIPGSVWKLGRLNHIAIAVPDMEKATALYRDVLGAQVSDKVPLPEHGVYTVFVELGNTKLELLHPLGEKSPIAGFLQKNKSGGMHHICIEVDDISAAIVDLKARNIRTLSAEPRIGAHGKPVMFLHPKDCDGVLVELEQA, from the exons ATGGCGGCGTCCGTGTTGAAGGTTGCAC GTCTCTCAAAGTGTGTTCGTCACACTTGTTCTCCAACCCTGAGGACACTTTCAACCTCAACACCACTCTGCCAAGGTATTCCAGGATCTGTCTGGAAACTGGGAAGGCTAAATCACATCGCTATAGCTGTACCAGACATGGAGAAAGCCACTGCTCTTTACAGAGATGTGCTGGGGGCTCAGGTCAGCGATAAAGTTCCCCTTCCTGAGCATGGAGTCTACACTGTCTttgtggagctgggtaacaccaaGCTGGAACTGCTGCACCCACTCGGGGAGAAGAGCCCCATCGCAGGCTTCCTACAGAAGAACAAATCTGGTGGGATGCACCATATCTGCATTGAG GTTGATGATATCAGTGCAGCGATAGTGGATCTGAAGGCTAGGAACATAAGAACCCTGTCAGCTGAACCACGGATAGGCGCTCATGGGAAACCTGTCATGTTCCTCCACCCAAAAGACTGTGATGGAGTACTTGTGGAACTGGAGCAAGCCTGA